The following coding sequences are from one bacterium window:
- a CDS encoding lysophospholipid acyltransferase family protein, translating to MDKKKKKKKSDDKLVHFFIFLFFVFFFYVVKIIPSFFYPLISHMIGITLFYTMGKSRKLILKNMDIIYGDTIDRKKRRKIAKDLFAGIVLSLCECIQTTKIKDEQLFDMVIIEGEEKLQKALSEGKGVIGISPHMGNFPRLQAVLSKKGYPATYFSRPPSGRYLAKLFRKITASEDVPLIYLTKRRQAIIDGHRWIQNKGMLCFYIDQHDSKGVEVEFFGRKVYAPAGAASFARKYGCPVLGLFTYRMIDGKQKIIIEGPYNIQETANPEEDIKVNTGFFLKRVEYYVKLYPEHWYSWLHKRFPGLY from the coding sequence ATGGATAAAAAGAAAAAAAAGAAAAAAAGTGATGATAAATTAGTCCATTTCTTTATATTCCTATTCTTTGTATTTTTCTTTTATGTTGTAAAAATCATACCCTCGTTTTTCTATCCTCTTATAAGTCATATGATAGGAATTACTTTATTTTATACTATGGGCAAAAGCAGAAAACTTATATTAAAAAATATGGATATTATTTATGGAGATACTATAGACAGAAAAAAGAGAAGAAAGATAGCAAAGGATTTATTTGCTGGCATAGTATTGAGTTTATGTGAGTGTATACAAACAACAAAAATCAAAGATGAGCAACTCTTTGATATGGTAATAATTGAAGGAGAAGAAAAACTTCAGAAAGCGTTAAGCGAAGGTAAAGGTGTTATAGGAATCTCTCCTCATATGGGAAATTTCCCACGACTTCAGGCAGTTTTATCAAAGAAGGGATACCCTGCAACATATTTTTCAAGACCACCGTCAGGAAGATATTTAGCAAAACTATTCAGGAAAATTACTGCTTCTGAAGATGTTCCTCTTATATATCTTACTAAAAGAAGACAGGCAATAATAGATGGCCACAGATGGATACAGAATAAAGGGATGTTATGTTTTTATATTGACCAGCATGATAGTAAAGGAGTTGAAGTTGAATTTTTTGGAAGGAAGGTCTATGCTCCTGCAGGTGCTGCTTCTTTTGCAAGGAAGTATGGATGTCCTGTTTTAGGACTTTTTACATACAGAATGATTGATGGAAAACAAAAAATTATTATTGAAGGACCTTATAATATCCAGGAAACAGCCAATCCTGAAGAAGATATTAAAGTAAATACTGGGTTTTTCCTTAAAAGGGTTGAGTACTATGTAAAGTTATATCCAGAACACTGGTATTCCTGGCTACACAAAAGATTTCCGGGATTATATTAA